TACCTCGTCCATTTTAGAACCAGTCTCAATCAAGGCAGTAGCGATGATGGTCAATGAACCACCGTTCTCCACGTTACGGGCCGCCCCGAAGAAGCGCTTAGGCTTGTGCAGCGCGTTGGCATCCACCCCACCAGAAAGAATCTTTCCTGAAGAAGGTACCACGGTGTTATAAGCACGGGCCAGACGCGTGATGGAATCCAAAAGAATTACCACGTCATGACCGCACTCTACCATGCGCTTGGCTTTGTCTAGCACAATGCTGGAGATTTTCACGTGACGATCGGCCTGCTCGTCAAAGGTAGAGGCAATCACCTCGGCTTTTACGCTACGGGCCATGTCGGTTACCTCTTCCGGGCGCTCGTCAATCAAAAGAATCATCAGGTAAACTTCTGGATGGTTCTCGGTGATGGCGTTGGCAATCTCTTTTAGCAAGACGGTTTTACCGGTCTTCGGCTGGGCTACAATCAGACCACGCTGTCCTTTACCAATGGGCGCGAACAGATCCATGATGCGGGTAGAGTATTGACTGGACTTGGTCGTCAGTTTTAAGCGCTCCTCTGGGAACAAAGGCGTCAAGTGCTGGAACGGAATGCGGTCTCTGATTTCCTCGGTGGTACGGCCGTTCACAGAATCCACTTTCAAGAGAGCGAAGTACTTCTCCCCTTCTTTGGGCGCGCGCACGGTACCTTTCACGGTGTCACCGGTCTTTAAACCAAACAATTTGATTTGTGACGGAGACACATAAATATCATCTGGGCTGGCCAGGTAATGGTAATGGGCTGAACGCAGGAAACCATAGCCGTCTTGCATCAACTCCAAAACGCCCTCATTAGCAATAACGCCGTCAAACTCTCTAAAGTTAGGCTGGTTGTTCTGCTGTTGGTTGCGGTTGTTGTTTTGCTGGTTGTCGCGACGGTTGGTCTGCTGGTTATCGCGGTTCTGGTTATTGTTGTTCTCGCGGGGCTCGCGGTCACGGTTGTTGTTGTTTTCTCTTGGCTCGCGGTTGCCGTTGTCACGGGGCTGCTGCGCTTCTCTGGGCTCCCGAGGCTCGCGTTGCTCTCTTGGCTCACGCTGTTCTCTGGGAGCGCGGGGCTGTTGGCCTTCGCGGGGCTCACGGGCCTGGAACTCGCGCGGCTGCTGCATGCGGTTTTCACGGGGCTCGCGGGTTTCGGTGCGGGGAGCCTCGGTGTCAGAAGCAGGCTCAGGACGAGCTTCTCTCAGCGCACGAGCCTCATCTGTTCTGGGAGTGCGCTCACGCGGGGCACGCGCTTCTCTGGGCGCACGCTCGGTTCTGGCCGGTCGGTCGGCCACCTGAGCCGGACGGTCCTCGGCGGCTACCAGGGCCGCTGGCGCTTCAGCCACGGCTTCTACCAGTTCTTCTTCCTGCTGTACGGCTACGCCTTCTGCCTCTGCGGGTTGAGCGGCAGCTTTGTATTTCTTGGGGAGTTTTTCAATAGGAGTGACAGCCTGCTGGTCCAGAATCTTGTAGACCAATTCTTGCTTGCTGAGCTTCTTGAAGTTGGTAACGCCGAGGTTTTCGGCAATTTCTTTGAGTTCTGAAAGAAGGCTTTCTTTCAACTCTTCAATGTTGTACATAAATAGGTAATTAGCTATTCGATTTTAAAAGACATAGCGGTTGCGAGCGCAACGGTCCGGCGAAAAATCAGGAAAATTATGGTAGTGAATTGGGTAATGAAGAACCAGGATGGCGGTCTCACTGAAAATGTACTGCAATGTTAGGCAGCCTCGTTCTAAATTACAAGCAATACGAGCGTTTTTATATATTATGTTACGTTAATTATGATAAAAAAGTGGCGCTTGCCGTAGCCTATTCAAAATATTCTATTTTTGTAAGCAGATAAACCGCCTTACCATGTTACAAATACCCGTTTTACGCGAGAACACCGCCCACGTCCTTGCCGGTCTGGAGAAGAG
The nucleotide sequence above comes from Nibribacter ruber. Encoded proteins:
- the rho gene encoding transcription termination factor Rho translates to MYNIEELKESLLSELKEIAENLGVTNFKKLSKQELVYKILDQQAVTPIEKLPKKYKAAAQPAEAEGVAVQQEEELVEAVAEAPAALVAAEDRPAQVADRPARTERAPREARAPRERTPRTDEARALREARPEPASDTEAPRTETREPRENRMQQPREFQAREPREGQQPRAPREQREPREQREPREPREAQQPRDNGNREPRENNNNRDREPRENNNNQNRDNQQTNRRDNQQNNNRNQQQNNQPNFREFDGVIANEGVLELMQDGYGFLRSAHYHYLASPDDIYVSPSQIKLFGLKTGDTVKGTVRAPKEGEKYFALLKVDSVNGRTTEEIRDRIPFQHLTPLFPEERLKLTTKSSQYSTRIMDLFAPIGKGQRGLIVAQPKTGKTVLLKEIANAITENHPEVYLMILLIDERPEEVTDMARSVKAEVIASTFDEQADRHVKISSIVLDKAKRMVECGHDVVILLDSITRLARAYNTVVPSSGKILSGGVDANALHKPKRFFGAARNVENGGSLTIIATALIETGSKMDEVIFEEFKGTGNMELQLDRKLANKRVYPAIDVPASGTRREDLLMDRDELSRVWILRKFMSDMNSVEAMEFLKDRMKGTKDNDEFLISMNS